Proteins from a genomic interval of Syngnathoides biaculeatus isolate LvHL_M chromosome 23, ASM1980259v1, whole genome shotgun sequence:
- the magl gene encoding MAX gene-associated protein isoform X3 → MVTGGTLVPSCATFTDHTTNGRPVQVVQNGMENELNPVMPATHSGAVSTENQRDEEGFPANVPTSGPAVAIPSPTSAVSMASKDDGATALHSPAEGSPARPATASPTVSGTSPAGSHVACASNSAACAVGVTKLAVAEFVRPHPNAELPNTLTCKNVRVILENDRVWKQFHSCGTEMILTKQGRRMFPYCRYRLAGLDPDRRYGLVLSIVPSDKYKYRWNSPKWEVVGPAEHQAQVPRRAFTHHNSLCRGSDLMGGMISFYKLKVTNNPQDLEGHIVLTSMHRYIPQLHVIPLPDDIRPPLVIGPESMTFTFPQTEFMAVTTYQNFLITQLKINHNPFAKGFREDRAVPRVGSGLAGILQFVMVPPEERPERKPEDERPPSPDSASPPTEPESKLVLKPITFTTTANQEPIALRMDGRQGLKDLVLTPKCPLKTSGEDDGGGDSPKKRLHIESQKTSCISSVPSVQRRSSRRGQWTRFDGGWKSPTASPASRSPPSMSITAVDEVEGLTFLSFDTREALEDHIRATAAAKTQLASPDSSLTTPTWPMETDEDIQETSEKIFRLEAILLQELKVAKHRQVIHPALQEVGLKLSSLDVSMTVDLCYLGVCLPLPPLKLPTQDRESEGLPFISRTGKTSDVTKIKGWKNKFVQSNQPSDAPQKNLSAFCSNMLDEYLESEAQQISERAAAFSASPDGAVSYQLPAKGASYVKTLDSALKHRKSSTRTCPLAFNPLLYAALTSPAPHLPTDATAAASTSHPDRPVQASGLKAAFKSSTPAKVQQKLLEMEDDVVDQVRSVMQLTSERVSASLAVVTEECQESPPHLTKKAAEPECGQEFCRLGCVCVSLRYPAVSRHHCQRPDCMFECGCNQTPQDGGEHNDGERKPRSFKLWNRNIFDKDPDPVFVAKTESVPPEQSSRSHPASLKQQMKEEDKDPVYKYLESFMTCARVRAFNSKQSSQCASEPSDVPVPNNDNQDQDQPAASQVKQVKKQIEIQSVCRWGADRETVLETLCKHLNQDNMKEPFSIGPYYIRPITKIFINKPNGSRLTYRVRISRPGRVSVGKEEPSPIGVKHFLGGVLPAGLMVARTKPVSRQSSELIKVNGKIYNHVNLLLGSMGSLHPANRLAAYATGRLQPRTDLVRRADRVAGAPAARKVDAKPAAAIACKVDPKPVHLNFKPTGTLLPLVVLPGNCTDFKTYPFFQLLKQQSENTETKSPTLGQPIPVAPANLFQRMPRSPVSLTVSPSLKTPSFLHQQGTYSFRICPPSGPSQKEKKRASIGLPGGFTLLQIPKTQPPKESQSDAPQEVTSDVKVPVAVNETSMMKDEHLISSSEDSYSSYADSSGDRDSDADGLVDVESIDQAKQEMAIANLKELAQNITAGKSTEVVRDMRKRKDHSVMEKQRRFEHRTLFDELQNVLGEQGGSRLHVLSMALKEIQTQRALAKELWERKKELMQIQALHLKKLSRLSGMPEELIKRNLNTVFSGLKDKVGSNAEPAVTCRYQSDDQPTDDSTEPPTRVPIPAPAPPPPPSKPSPPVLPPERSELPAVQKPQPEAPPSRPPQASHDEPTISPPPLNPRPRTRQVAPAPPSKMMVRQPTQQFTIPLVRSKTGRLILPSSMRPAGLLSHFA, encoded by the exons ATGGTAACGGGTGGTACTCTTGTACCGAGCTGTGCTACCTTTACTGACCACACCACCAATGGGAGGCCTGTACAGGTGGTACAAAATGGAATGGAG AATGAATTGAATCCAGTGATGCCCGCGACACACTCCGGAGCTGTATCCACAGAGAACCAGCGTGATGAGGAGGGGTTCCCAGCTAACGTCCCCACCTCAGGCCCCGCCGTCGCTATCCCTTCTCCCACCTCGGCCGTCTCCATGGCGAGTAAGGATGACGGAGCGACGGCCCTCCACTCCCCAGCCGAGGGCAGCCCGGCCAGGCCCGCCACGGCGTCGCCCACCGTCTCTGGGACGAGCCCGGCCGGCTCGCACGTCGCCTGCGCGTCCAACTCTGCGGCGTGCGCCGTCGGCGTCACGAAATTGGCGGTGGCAGAATTCGTGCGCCCGCACCCGAACGCCGAGCTCCCCAACACGCTGACGTGCAAAAACGTTCGCGTGATACTGGAGAACGACCGCGTCTGGAAGCAATTCCACAGTTGCGGGACGGAGATGATCCTCACCAAACAGGGCCGCCGCATGTTCCCGTACTGCCGCTACCGCCTGGCCGGACTTGACCCGGACCGGCGCTACGGCCTGGTACTCTCCATCGTACCCTCAGACAAGTACAAGTACCGCTGGAACTCGCCCAAGTGGGAGGTGGTGGGGCCGGCGGAGCACCAGGCCCAGGTTCCGAGGCGAGCTTTTACTCACCACAATTCGCTGTGCCGCGGCTCGGACCTCATGGGCGGCATGATTTCCTTCTACAAACTCAAAGTGACCAACAACCCCCAAGACTTAGAGGGCCACATCGTCCTCACCTCCATGCACCGCTACATCCCCCAGCTCCACGTCATCCCCCTGCCCGACGACATCAGACCGCCGCTGGTCATCGGACCGGAGAGCATGACGTTCACCTTCCCGCAGACGGAGTTCATGGCGGTCACCACCTACCAGAATTTTCTCATCACCCAGCTGAAGATCAACCACAATCCTTTCGCCAAGGGCTTCAGGGAGGACCGGGCCGTGCCGCGTGTGGGCAGCGGCCTTGCGGGGATCCTGCAGTTCGTGATGGTTCCGCCTGAGGAAAGACCGGAAAGAAAACCCGAAGATGAAAG GCCTCCAAGCCCCGACTCCGCTTCCCCCCCGACCGAGCCGGAATCCAAACTGGTCCTGAAACCCATCACATTCACCACGACCGCAAACCAGGAACCGATCGCCCTGCGCATGGACGGCAGACAAGGCCTCAAAGATCTCGTGCTCACACCTAAATGTCCGCTGAAGACGAGCGGCGaagacgacggcggcggcgactCGCCTAAAAAGCGACTGCACATCGAAAGCCAGAAAACATCCTGCATCAGTTCTGTGCCCAGCGTGCAGCGGCGCAGCAGTCGGAGGGGGCAGTGGACCAGATTCGACGGTGGATGGAAATCGCCGACCGCCTCGCCCGCATCACGCAGCCCGCCCTCAATGAGCATCACTGCGGTGGATGAAGTCGAGGGCCTCACTTTTTTATCATTCGACACCAGG GAAGCTCTGGAGGATCACATCCGCGCCACGGCAGCCGCTAAGACGCAACTGGCGTCGCCCGATTCCTCCTTAACGACTCCCACTTGGCCAATGGAAACTG ATGAGGACATTCAAGAGACCAGTGAGAAGATCTTTCGCCTGGAGGCCATCTTACTACAGGAACTCAAAGTGGCCAAGCACAGACAAGTGATCCACCCTGCGCTGCAGGAGG TTGGCTTAAAGTTGAGTTCCCTGGACGTCAGCATGACCGTCGACTTGTGCTACCTGGGTGTTTGCCTGCCACTTCCACCCCTCAAGCTGCCAACGCAGGACCGCGAAA GTGAGGGATTGCCTTTCATCTCCCGAACAGGAAAAACGAGTGACGTGACCAAAATTAAGGGTTGGAAGAACAAGTTTGTCCAAAGCAACCAGCCAAGCGATG CCCCCCAGAAGAATCTGTCGGCCTTCTGCAGCAACATGCTGGATGAGTACCTGGAGAGCGAGGCCCAGCAGATCAGTGAGCGCGCGGCCGCCTTCTCCGCCAGCCCCGATGGCGCCGTGTCCTACCAGCTGCCCGCCAAGGGCGCCAGCTACGTGAAGACGCTGGACAGCGCCCTCAAGCACCGCAAGAGCAGCACCAGGACCTGCCCCCTCGCCTTCAACCCTCTGCTTTATGCCGCCTTGACATCGCCGGCTCCACACCTTCCGACAGATGCGACCGCTGCCGCTTCTACCTCTCATCCAGACAG ACCGGTGCAGGCTTCCGGGCTCAAGGCGGCCTTCAAATCGTCCACCCCAGCCAAAGTCCAGCAGAAACTGTTGGAGATGGAGGACGATGTCGTCGACCAGGTTCGCTCAGTAATGCAGCTGACATCAGAGAGAGTCTCAGCCTCTCTAGCTGTCGTGACTGAAGAG TGTCAGGAATCCCCCCCGCATCTGACTAAGAAGGCGGCGGAACCGGAATGCGGCCAGGAGTTCTGCCGACTGGGCTGCGTGTGCGTCAGCCTCCGTTATCCCGCCGTGAGCCGGCACCACTGCCAGCGGCCGGATTGCATGTTTGAATGCGGCTGCAACCAgacgccacaagatggtgggGAACACAATGATGGGG AGCGCAAGCCCCGTTCATTTAAACTGTGGAATCGCAACATTTTTGATAAAGATCCAGATCCAGTGTTTGTAGCTAAAACCGAAAGTGTGCCCCCTGAACAATCCAGCAGGTCACATCCAGCGTCTCTCAAGcaacag ATGAAGGAAGAGGATAAGGATCCGGTGTACAAGTACCTGGAGAGCTTCATGACGTGCGCGCGGGTGCGTGCGTTCAACAGCAAGCAGTCGTCTCAGTGCGCCAGCGAACCCAGTGACGTTCCTGTGCCAAATAATGACAACCAGGACCAGGATCAACCCGCAG CATCCCAAGTGAAGCAGGTCAAAAAACAAATCGAGATCCAGTCGGTATGTCGCTGGGGGGCAGATCGAGAGACGGTTCTTGAGACTTTGTGTAAGCACCTGAATCAGGATAACATGAAGGAGCCCTTCAGCATCGGACCATATTACATTCGCCCGATCACCAAAATCTTTATCAACAAACCAAACGGGTCCAGGCTAACCTATCGG GTACGCATCAGTCGACCCGGAAGGGTCAGCGTTGGGAAGGAGGAGCCGAGCCCGATAGGAGTCAAGCACTTCCTGGGTGGCGTGTTGCCCGCCGGACTGATGGTGGCCAGAACCAAGCCAGTTAGCAGACAGTCTTCTGAACTCATAAAG GTGAACGGCAAAATCTATAACCACGTCAACCTGTTGCTAGGCAGCATGGGTTCACTGCACCCGGCCAACCGGCTGGCGGCATATGCCACGGGCAGGCTGCAGCCTCGCACCGACCTCGTCCGCCGGGCGGACCGAGTCGCCGGCGCCCCCGCCGCACGCAAAGTCGACGCCAAACCCGCCGCCGCCATCGCGTGCAAAGTCGACCCCAAACCTGTCCATCTAAACTTCAAGCCGACCGGCACATTACTGCCCCTGGTGGTGTTGCCGGGTAACTGCACTGATTTCAAGACTTATCCGTttt TTCAATTGCTAAAGCAGCAGAGTGAGAACACAGAAACCAAAAGTCCAACATTGGGGCAGCCGATCCCGGTCGCCCCCGCCAACCTCTTCCAGCGGATGCCCCGCTCGCCCGTCTCCCTCACAGTGTCGCCCTCCTTAAAGACGCCCAGCTTCTTGCATCAGCAAGGCACCTACTCCTTCAGAATCTGCCCGCCGTCCGGTCCGAGCCAGAAGGAAAAGAAACGGGCCAGCATCGGCCTGCCGGGGGGCTTCACCCTCCTTCAGATACCCAAAACACAGCCGCCGAAAGAATCACAAAGCGATGCACCTCAAGAGGTGACGTCGGACGTGAAAGTCCCGGTCGCGGTGAATGAAACCAGCATGATGAAGGACGAGCACCTGATTAGTTCTTCAGAAGATTCTTACTCCAGCTACGCTGATAGTAGCGGGGACCGCGACAGTGAT GCGGACGGCTTAGTGGACGTTGAGAGCATCGACCAGGCCAAACAGGAAATGGCCATCGCGAATCTAAAGGAATTGGCCCAAAATATAACAGCTGGGAAGAGCACGGAGGTTGTCCGCGACATGAGGAAGCGCAAGGACCACTCTGTGATGGAGAAGCAGCGTCGCTTCGAGCACCGCACGCTTTTTGACGAGCTGCAGAACGTCCTGGGCGAACAAGGCGGTTCCAGGCTCCATGTTCTGTCAATG GCTTTGAAAGAAATCCAGACGCAGAGGGCGCTCGCCAAAGAGCTGTGGGAGAGGAAAAAGGAGCTGATGCAGATCCAGGCACTGCATTTGAAGAAGTTGTCTCGCTTGTCTG gaaTGCCTGAGGAACTGATCAAACGCAATTTGAACACCGTTTTCAGTGGCTTAAAGGACAAAGTTGGCTCCAACGCAGAGCCTGCCGTGACATGTCGGTACCAGTCCGATGACCAACCTACCGATGATTCTACCGAACCCCCGACCCGAGTcccgatcccggccccggcccCACCACCGCCGCCATCCAAGCCATCCCCACCGGTCCTCCCACCAGAACGGTCGGAGTTGCCCGCAGTACAAAAACCCCAGCCTGAAGCCCCGCCGTCACGTCCGCCTCAAGCGTCCCACGACGAACCGACGATATCGCCACCTCCTCTGAATCCCCGCCCAAGAACGCGCCAAGTGGCACCAGCGCCACCCTCCAAAATGATGGTGAGGCAGCCCACACAACAATTTACCATCCCCCTGGTTCGCTCGAAGACCGGCAGGCTCATCCTCCCGTCGTCGATGAGACCTG
- the magl gene encoding MAX gene-associated protein isoform X4, protein MVTGGTLVPSCATFTDHTTNGRPVQVVQNGMENELNPVMPATHSGAVSTENQRDEEGFPANVPTSGPAVAIPSPTSAVSMASKDDGATALHSPAEGSPARPATASPTVSGTSPAGSHVACASNSAACAVGVTKLAVAEFVRPHPNAELPNTLTCKNVRVILENDRVWKQFHSCGTEMILTKQGRRMFPYCRYRLAGLDPDRRYGLVLSIVPSDKYKYRWNSPKWEVVGPAEHQAQVPRRAFTHHNSLCRGSDLMGGMISFYKLKVTNNPQDLEGHIVLTSMHRYIPQLHVIPLPDDIRPPLVIGPESMTFTFPQTEFMAVTTYQNFLITQLKINHNPFAKGFREDRAVPRVGSGLAGILQFVMVPPEERPERKPEDERPPSPDSASPPTEPESKLVLKPITFTTTANQEPIALRMDGRQGLKDLVLTPKCPLKTSGEDDGGGDSPKKRLHIESQKTSCISSVPSVQRRSSRRGQWTRFDGGWKSPTASPASRSPPSMSITAVDEVEGLTFLSFDTREALEDHIRATAAAKTQLASPDSSLTTPTWPMETDEDIQETSEKIFRLEAILLQELKVAKHRQVIHPALQEVGLKLSSLDVSMTVDLCYLGVCLPLPPLKLPTQDRESEGLPFISRTGKTSDVTKIKGWKNKFVQSNQPSDAPQKNLSAFCSNMLDEYLESEAQQISERAAAFSASPDGAVSYQLPAKGASYVKTLDSALKHRKSSTRTCPLAFNPLLYAALTSPAPHLPTDATAAASTSHPDRPVQASGLKAAFKSSTPAKVQQKLLEMEDDVVDQVRSVMQLTSERVSASLAVVTEECQESPPHLTKKAAEPECGQEFCRLGCVCVSLRYPAVSRHHCQRPDCMFECGCNQTPQDGGEHNDGERKPRSFKLWNRNIFDKDPDPVFVAKTESVPPEQSSRSHPASLKQQMKEEDKDPVYKYLESFMTCARVRAFNSKQSSQCASEPSDVPVPNNDNQDQDQPAASQVKQVKKQIEIQSVCRWGADRETVLETLCKHLNQDNMKEPFSIGPYYIRPITKIFINKPNGSRLTYRVRISRPGRVSVGKEEPSPIGVKHFLGGVLPAGLMVARTKPVSRQSSELIKVNGKIYNHVNLLLGSMGSLHPANRLAAYATGRLQPRTDLVRRADRVAGAPAARKVDAKPAAAIACKVDPKPVHLNFKPTGTLLPLVVLPVQLLKQQSENTETKSPTLGQPIPVAPANLFQRMPRSPVSLTVSPSLKTPSFLHQQGTYSFRICPPSGPSQKEKKRASIGLPGGFTLLQIPKTQPPKESQSDAPQEVTSDVKVPVAVNETSMMKDEHLISSSEDSYSSYADSSGDRDSDADGLVDVESIDQAKQEMAIANLKELAQNITAGKSTEVVRDMRKRKDHSVMEKQRRFEHRTLFDELQNVLGEQGGSRLHVLSMALKEIQTQRALAKELWERKKELMQIQALHLKKLSRLSGMPEELIKRNLNTVFSGLKDKVGSNAEPAVTCRYQSDDQPTDDSTEPPTRVPIPAPAPPPPPSKPSPPVLPPERSELPAVQKPQPEAPPSRPPQASHDEPTISPPPLNPRPRTRQVAPAPPSKMMVRQPTQQFTIPLVRSKTGRLILPSSMRPASVPLIQSSQLIRHKRHH, encoded by the exons ATGGTAACGGGTGGTACTCTTGTACCGAGCTGTGCTACCTTTACTGACCACACCACCAATGGGAGGCCTGTACAGGTGGTACAAAATGGAATGGAG AATGAATTGAATCCAGTGATGCCCGCGACACACTCCGGAGCTGTATCCACAGAGAACCAGCGTGATGAGGAGGGGTTCCCAGCTAACGTCCCCACCTCAGGCCCCGCCGTCGCTATCCCTTCTCCCACCTCGGCCGTCTCCATGGCGAGTAAGGATGACGGAGCGACGGCCCTCCACTCCCCAGCCGAGGGCAGCCCGGCCAGGCCCGCCACGGCGTCGCCCACCGTCTCTGGGACGAGCCCGGCCGGCTCGCACGTCGCCTGCGCGTCCAACTCTGCGGCGTGCGCCGTCGGCGTCACGAAATTGGCGGTGGCAGAATTCGTGCGCCCGCACCCGAACGCCGAGCTCCCCAACACGCTGACGTGCAAAAACGTTCGCGTGATACTGGAGAACGACCGCGTCTGGAAGCAATTCCACAGTTGCGGGACGGAGATGATCCTCACCAAACAGGGCCGCCGCATGTTCCCGTACTGCCGCTACCGCCTGGCCGGACTTGACCCGGACCGGCGCTACGGCCTGGTACTCTCCATCGTACCCTCAGACAAGTACAAGTACCGCTGGAACTCGCCCAAGTGGGAGGTGGTGGGGCCGGCGGAGCACCAGGCCCAGGTTCCGAGGCGAGCTTTTACTCACCACAATTCGCTGTGCCGCGGCTCGGACCTCATGGGCGGCATGATTTCCTTCTACAAACTCAAAGTGACCAACAACCCCCAAGACTTAGAGGGCCACATCGTCCTCACCTCCATGCACCGCTACATCCCCCAGCTCCACGTCATCCCCCTGCCCGACGACATCAGACCGCCGCTGGTCATCGGACCGGAGAGCATGACGTTCACCTTCCCGCAGACGGAGTTCATGGCGGTCACCACCTACCAGAATTTTCTCATCACCCAGCTGAAGATCAACCACAATCCTTTCGCCAAGGGCTTCAGGGAGGACCGGGCCGTGCCGCGTGTGGGCAGCGGCCTTGCGGGGATCCTGCAGTTCGTGATGGTTCCGCCTGAGGAAAGACCGGAAAGAAAACCCGAAGATGAAAG GCCTCCAAGCCCCGACTCCGCTTCCCCCCCGACCGAGCCGGAATCCAAACTGGTCCTGAAACCCATCACATTCACCACGACCGCAAACCAGGAACCGATCGCCCTGCGCATGGACGGCAGACAAGGCCTCAAAGATCTCGTGCTCACACCTAAATGTCCGCTGAAGACGAGCGGCGaagacgacggcggcggcgactCGCCTAAAAAGCGACTGCACATCGAAAGCCAGAAAACATCCTGCATCAGTTCTGTGCCCAGCGTGCAGCGGCGCAGCAGTCGGAGGGGGCAGTGGACCAGATTCGACGGTGGATGGAAATCGCCGACCGCCTCGCCCGCATCACGCAGCCCGCCCTCAATGAGCATCACTGCGGTGGATGAAGTCGAGGGCCTCACTTTTTTATCATTCGACACCAGG GAAGCTCTGGAGGATCACATCCGCGCCACGGCAGCCGCTAAGACGCAACTGGCGTCGCCCGATTCCTCCTTAACGACTCCCACTTGGCCAATGGAAACTG ATGAGGACATTCAAGAGACCAGTGAGAAGATCTTTCGCCTGGAGGCCATCTTACTACAGGAACTCAAAGTGGCCAAGCACAGACAAGTGATCCACCCTGCGCTGCAGGAGG TTGGCTTAAAGTTGAGTTCCCTGGACGTCAGCATGACCGTCGACTTGTGCTACCTGGGTGTTTGCCTGCCACTTCCACCCCTCAAGCTGCCAACGCAGGACCGCGAAA GTGAGGGATTGCCTTTCATCTCCCGAACAGGAAAAACGAGTGACGTGACCAAAATTAAGGGTTGGAAGAACAAGTTTGTCCAAAGCAACCAGCCAAGCGATG CCCCCCAGAAGAATCTGTCGGCCTTCTGCAGCAACATGCTGGATGAGTACCTGGAGAGCGAGGCCCAGCAGATCAGTGAGCGCGCGGCCGCCTTCTCCGCCAGCCCCGATGGCGCCGTGTCCTACCAGCTGCCCGCCAAGGGCGCCAGCTACGTGAAGACGCTGGACAGCGCCCTCAAGCACCGCAAGAGCAGCACCAGGACCTGCCCCCTCGCCTTCAACCCTCTGCTTTATGCCGCCTTGACATCGCCGGCTCCACACCTTCCGACAGATGCGACCGCTGCCGCTTCTACCTCTCATCCAGACAG ACCGGTGCAGGCTTCCGGGCTCAAGGCGGCCTTCAAATCGTCCACCCCAGCCAAAGTCCAGCAGAAACTGTTGGAGATGGAGGACGATGTCGTCGACCAGGTTCGCTCAGTAATGCAGCTGACATCAGAGAGAGTCTCAGCCTCTCTAGCTGTCGTGACTGAAGAG TGTCAGGAATCCCCCCCGCATCTGACTAAGAAGGCGGCGGAACCGGAATGCGGCCAGGAGTTCTGCCGACTGGGCTGCGTGTGCGTCAGCCTCCGTTATCCCGCCGTGAGCCGGCACCACTGCCAGCGGCCGGATTGCATGTTTGAATGCGGCTGCAACCAgacgccacaagatggtgggGAACACAATGATGGGG AGCGCAAGCCCCGTTCATTTAAACTGTGGAATCGCAACATTTTTGATAAAGATCCAGATCCAGTGTTTGTAGCTAAAACCGAAAGTGTGCCCCCTGAACAATCCAGCAGGTCACATCCAGCGTCTCTCAAGcaacag ATGAAGGAAGAGGATAAGGATCCGGTGTACAAGTACCTGGAGAGCTTCATGACGTGCGCGCGGGTGCGTGCGTTCAACAGCAAGCAGTCGTCTCAGTGCGCCAGCGAACCCAGTGACGTTCCTGTGCCAAATAATGACAACCAGGACCAGGATCAACCCGCAG CATCCCAAGTGAAGCAGGTCAAAAAACAAATCGAGATCCAGTCGGTATGTCGCTGGGGGGCAGATCGAGAGACGGTTCTTGAGACTTTGTGTAAGCACCTGAATCAGGATAACATGAAGGAGCCCTTCAGCATCGGACCATATTACATTCGCCCGATCACCAAAATCTTTATCAACAAACCAAACGGGTCCAGGCTAACCTATCGG GTACGCATCAGTCGACCCGGAAGGGTCAGCGTTGGGAAGGAGGAGCCGAGCCCGATAGGAGTCAAGCACTTCCTGGGTGGCGTGTTGCCCGCCGGACTGATGGTGGCCAGAACCAAGCCAGTTAGCAGACAGTCTTCTGAACTCATAAAG GTGAACGGCAAAATCTATAACCACGTCAACCTGTTGCTAGGCAGCATGGGTTCACTGCACCCGGCCAACCGGCTGGCGGCATATGCCACGGGCAGGCTGCAGCCTCGCACCGACCTCGTCCGCCGGGCGGACCGAGTCGCCGGCGCCCCCGCCGCACGCAAAGTCGACGCCAAACCCGCCGCCGCCATCGCGTGCAAAGTCGACCCCAAACCTGTCCATCTAAACTTCAAGCCGACCGGCACATTACTGCCCCTGGTGGTGTTGCCGG TTCAATTGCTAAAGCAGCAGAGTGAGAACACAGAAACCAAAAGTCCAACATTGGGGCAGCCGATCCCGGTCGCCCCCGCCAACCTCTTCCAGCGGATGCCCCGCTCGCCCGTCTCCCTCACAGTGTCGCCCTCCTTAAAGACGCCCAGCTTCTTGCATCAGCAAGGCACCTACTCCTTCAGAATCTGCCCGCCGTCCGGTCCGAGCCAGAAGGAAAAGAAACGGGCCAGCATCGGCCTGCCGGGGGGCTTCACCCTCCTTCAGATACCCAAAACACAGCCGCCGAAAGAATCACAAAGCGATGCACCTCAAGAGGTGACGTCGGACGTGAAAGTCCCGGTCGCGGTGAATGAAACCAGCATGATGAAGGACGAGCACCTGATTAGTTCTTCAGAAGATTCTTACTCCAGCTACGCTGATAGTAGCGGGGACCGCGACAGTGAT GCGGACGGCTTAGTGGACGTTGAGAGCATCGACCAGGCCAAACAGGAAATGGCCATCGCGAATCTAAAGGAATTGGCCCAAAATATAACAGCTGGGAAGAGCACGGAGGTTGTCCGCGACATGAGGAAGCGCAAGGACCACTCTGTGATGGAGAAGCAGCGTCGCTTCGAGCACCGCACGCTTTTTGACGAGCTGCAGAACGTCCTGGGCGAACAAGGCGGTTCCAGGCTCCATGTTCTGTCAATG GCTTTGAAAGAAATCCAGACGCAGAGGGCGCTCGCCAAAGAGCTGTGGGAGAGGAAAAAGGAGCTGATGCAGATCCAGGCACTGCATTTGAAGAAGTTGTCTCGCTTGTCTG gaaTGCCTGAGGAACTGATCAAACGCAATTTGAACACCGTTTTCAGTGGCTTAAAGGACAAAGTTGGCTCCAACGCAGAGCCTGCCGTGACATGTCGGTACCAGTCCGATGACCAACCTACCGATGATTCTACCGAACCCCCGACCCGAGTcccgatcccggccccggcccCACCACCGCCGCCATCCAAGCCATCCCCACCGGTCCTCCCACCAGAACGGTCGGAGTTGCCCGCAGTACAAAAACCCCAGCCTGAAGCCCCGCCGTCACGTCCGCCTCAAGCGTCCCACGACGAACCGACGATATCGCCACCTCCTCTGAATCCCCGCCCAAGAACGCGCCAAGTGGCACCAGCGCCACCCTCCAAAATGATGGTGAGGCAGCCCACACAACAATTTACCATCCCCCTGGTTCGCTCGAAGACCGGCAGGCTCATCCTCCCGTCGTCGATGAGACCTG